The following proteins come from a genomic window of Carassius gibelio isolate Cgi1373 ecotype wild population from Czech Republic chromosome B8, carGib1.2-hapl.c, whole genome shotgun sequence:
- the LOC127963651 gene encoding protein phosphatase PTC7 homolog, whose translation MLSVLSYGRLVARAVIGGLSQTDSRDYSLVSASFGFGKDFRKGILKKGMCYGDDACFIARHKSADVLGVADGVGGWRDYGVDPSQFSGTLMRTCERMVKEGRFVPSNPVGILTTSYYELLQNKVPLLGSSTACLVVLDRQSHRLHTANLGDSGFLVVRGGEVVHRSDEQQHYFNTPFQLSIAPPEAEGSVLSDSPEAADSSSFDVQLGDIILTATDGLFDNMPDYMILQELKKLKNTNYESIQQTAKSIAEQAHVLAYDPNYMSPFAQFACDNGLNVTGGKPDDITVLLSIVAEYTD comes from the exons ATGCTGTCCGTTCTCTCGTACGGTAGACTGGTGGCCCGAGCGGTCATCGGCGGACTCTCTCAAACCGACAGCCGCGATTACAGCCTGGTGTCCGCCAGCTTCGGCTTCGGGAAGGATTTTCGGAAGGGGATCTTGAAGAAAGGGATGTGTTATGGAGACGATGCGTGCTTCATAGCCCGACACAAGTCTGCTGATGTGCTAG GTGTAGCTGATGGAGTAGGTGGCTGGCGTGACTATGGAGTCGATCCCTCACAGTTCTCTGGGACGCTCATGAGGACGTGTGAGAGGATGGTCAAAGAAGGACGATTTGTGCCAAGCAACCCAGTGGGAATCCTCACCACCAGCTATTATGAGCTACTTCAGAACAAAGTACCACTCTTAG GAAGCAGTACAGCGTGTCTCGTGGTACTAGACAGGCAGAGTCACCGGTTACACACGGCAAACCTGGGCGACTCTGGCTTTCTGGTGGTTCGAGGAGGAGAGGTGGTCCACAGGTCTGATGAACAGCAGCACTACTTCAACACCCCTTTCCAGCTCTCTATCGCCCCTCCTGAGGCAGAAGGCTCCGTCCTCAGTGATAG CCCTGAGGCTGCCGATAGCTCGTCCTTCGATGTCCAGTTGGGGGACATCATTCTCACTGCTACAGATGGTCTCTTTGACAACATGCCAGACTACATGATTTTACAAGAACTCAAAAAGCTCAAG AATACCAACTATGAAAGCATCCAGCAAACAGCCAAGAGTATTGCAGAACAGGCCCATGTTCTAGCATACGACCCCAATTACATGTCTCCATTTGCACAGTTTGCCTGCGATAATGGCTTGAATGTCACAG GAGGAAAACCAGATGACATCACCGTTCTGCTGTCAATTGTAGCAGAGTACACAGACTAA